From the genome of Lotus japonicus ecotype B-129 chromosome 6, LjGifu_v1.2, one region includes:
- the LOC130726023 gene encoding uncharacterized protein LOC130726023, with the protein MKIAVEMKNETVCKKPEEMEHGEEEEEPEESMKWVKHYSSDHQILLVGDGDFSFSLCLANAFGSAANIVATSLDSYDDVTRKYKQAKSNLDQLQKLGACLLHGVDATKMKLHSDLKMRRFDQIIFNFPHAGFYGKEDNLLMIKMHKDLVFGFFKNASCMLRANGEIHVNHKTTTPFNNWNIEKLAMQSFLTLIECSDFKKEDYPGYNNKRGDSNRCDEPFPLGKCSTFKFIYNPKARRNWNKISHTMFPKEQTRLPLQEIQDAAEQFPTPINPHYYPQTCHIPRMNEAMTSKLDLTCGQPPISRDYFNNVETVHKRTPPSVGYHPYAHGINLGSPRSLQPRNSFQSLQPWPTSTNARYSQIDHVGTIDNVPLSHTARNVDYQVFGGSSNYLPEAPCRRAQRSSYFDVGTRDPVPLSHSARNEDYHVYDGSSNYLPEAPYRTVKSSYFDIGTRDTVPLSYGARNEDYQAFGGCPNYLQEVASCRTAQRSSYFDSVRSDFERYITEQIGRRTLNADIYNEPH; encoded by the exons ATGAAAATAGCAGTAGAAATGAAGAATGAAACTGTGTGCAAGAAGCCAGAGGAAATGGaacatggagaagaagaagaagaaccagaaGAGAGTATGAAATGGGTAAAACATTACTCTAGTGATCATCAAATACTGTTGGTGGGTGATGGTGATTTTTCATTCTCCCTTTGCCTCGCCAACGCTTTTGGTTCCGCTGCCAACATCGTTGCTACCTCTCTTGATTCCTATG ATGATGTTACCAGGAAGTACAAGCAAGCAAAGTCAAATTTAGATCAATTGCAGAAGCTGGGAGCATGCTTGTTACATGGAGTGGATGCAACCAAAATGAAGCTTCATTCAGACTTAAAAATGCGACGGTTTGATCAAATTATATTCAACTTCCCACATGCTGGCTTTTATGGGAAGGAGGATAACTTGCTAATGATTAA GATGCATAAAGACCTTGTGTTTGGTTTCTTCAAGAATGCTAGTTGCATGCTCAGAGCCAATGGTGAAATTCATGTGAATCATAAAACTACAACTCCTTTTAACAACTGGAACATAGAGAAGCTTGCTATGCAAAGCTTTCTGACACTGATTGAATGCTCTGACTTCAAGAAGGAAGACTACCCGGGTTATAACAATAAGCGTGGTGATAGCAATAGATGTGATGAGCCCTTTCCACTTGGTAAGTGcagcacatttaagttcattTACAATCCTAAAGCCAGGAGAAACTGGAACAAGATAAGTCATACGATGTTTCCCAAAGAACAAACCAGACTTCCCTTACAAGAGATTCAAGATGCTGCGGAGCAATTTCCAACTCCCATTAATCCCCATTATTATCCTCAAACATGTCACATTCCAAGAATGAATGAAGCAATGACATCAAAACTTGATTTGACATGTGGACAACCTCCAATATCTAGGGACTACTTCAACAATGTGGAAACAGTGCACAAAAGAACTCCTCCTTCTGTTGGTTATCATCCTTATGCACATGGTATCAATTTGGGCTCTCCGAGATCGTTGCAGCCGAGGAACTCATTTCAATCTTTGCAACCGTGGCCAACATCAACTAATGCTAGATATTCTCAGATAGATCATGTTGGGACAATTGATAATGTTCCTTTATCACATACTGCTAGAAATGTAGACTATCAAGTCTTTGGTGGCAGCTCAAACTATTTGCCGGAAGCACCTTGTAGAAGAGCTCAGAGGTCAAGTTACTTTGATGTTGGGACAAGGGACCCTGTTCCTTTATCACATAGTGCTAGAAATGAAGACTACCATGTCTATGATGGCAGCTCAAACTATTTGCCAGAAGCTCCTTATAGAACAGTTAAGAGTTCTTATTTTGATATTGGAACAAGGGACACTGTTCCTTTATCATATGGCGCTAGAAATGAAGACTACCAGGCTTTTGGTGGCTGCCCAAATTATTTGCAGGAAGTAGCATCTTGTAGAACAGCTCAGAGGTCAAGTTATTTTGACAGTGTGAGATCTGACTTTGAGAGGTACATTACTGAACAGATTGGAAGGAGGACTTTGAATGCTGACATCTATAATGAGCCTCACTGA
- the LOC130723765 gene encoding uncharacterized protein LOC130723765, producing MDPNNMADLDIYDVVIDELINDTTIEDMMQEEMEFYQRRANTVRPKRTRKVIERDREAGNERLWNDYFSENPVYTEELFRRRFRMRKHVFLRIVGALGSHDPYFLMSVDAVGRQGLSPLQKCTAAIRMLAYGSPADSVDEYVRIGESTAIECLKNFVEGVCAVFGETYLRRPNQEDITRLLQWGESRGFPGMLGSIDCMHWEWKNCPVAWKGQFTRGDHGKPRIMLEAVASQDLWIWHAFFGIAGSNNDINVLNQSLVFNEVLSGNALMVNFSVNGTMYNMGYYLANGIYPPWATFVKTIPMPQGEKRQKFAKRQEGARKDVERAFGVLQSRFAIVRGPSRFWHPNEMKSIMYACIILHNMIVEDERNTYRGNFVYDQVNNDILDAEVVSGPIPAFRNILERRAHQIDRSIHHQLQADLVEHIWQLPENENNEN from the coding sequence ATGGATCCAAACAATATGGCCGACTTGGACATTTACGACGTTGTCATTGACGAACTTATCAATGACACGACTATAGAAGATATGATGCAGGAGGAGATGGAGTTTTATCAACGACGTGCCAACACCGTTAGGCCCAAGCGAACAAGAAaggtgatagagagagatcgtgaagcTGGGAACGAGCGCTTGTGGAATGACTACTTCTCCGAAAATCCTGTGTACACGGAAGAGCTTTTCCGACGAAGGTTTCGAATGCGAAAGCATGTGTTCCTCAGAATTGTAGGGGCCCTTGGgtctcatgacccgtactttttaatgtctgtcgatgcagttggaagacaaggcctgtcaccattacaaaagtgcaccgccgctattcgtatgttggcgtacggatcacctgctgacagtgttgacgagtacgttcgaattggtgaaagtactgcaattgagtgcttaaagaattttgtggaaggtgtgtgtgcagtatttggtgaaacatacttgaggcgcccgaaccaggaagacattacccgcttacttcaatggggcgagtctcgtggatttccaggtatgttgggttctattgattgtatgcattgggaatggaagaattgtccagttgcgtggaaaggtcaattcacccgaggtgatcatggaaagcccagaatcatgcttgaagcagtggcatcacaagacttgtggatttggcatgcattttttggcattgcaggTTCTAACAATGACATTAATGTGCTAAATCAATCTCTGGTTTTCAATGAGGTTTTGAGTGGAAATGCTCTCATGGTGAACTTTAGCGTGAATGGAACAATGTATAACATGGGATACTATCTAGCAAACGGTATATATCCCCCGTGGGCtacatttgtgaagaccatcccaatgccgcaaggagaaaaaaggcaaaaatttgcgaaaagacaagaaggagcaagaaaggacgttgaacgtgcattcggcgttctccaatctcggtttgcaatagttcgtggtccatcacgcttttggcatccgaatgagatgaagtcaataatgtatgcttgcatcatattgcacaacatgattgttgaagatgagcgcaacacgtaccgaggtaattttgtttatgatcaggtcaataatgacatattggatgctgaagtagtaagtggtcctattcccgcttttagaaatatcttggaaagaagagcacatcaaattgataggtcaattcatcaccagcttcaagcagacttggtggagcatatttggcagcttcccgaaaacgagaataatgaaaattaa
- the LOC130725299 gene encoding heavy metal-associated isoprenylated plant protein 41-like, whose amino-acid sequence MNNQKKPEECVKWVTHYSSDHQILLVGDGDFSFSLCLANAFASATNIVATSLNSYDDVTRMYKQAKSNLDQLQKLGACLLHGVDATKMKLHSDLKMRRFDRVIFNFPHAGFHRKEDNSLMIKMHRELVFGFFKNASCMLRANGEVHVNHKTTTPFNTWNIEKLAMQNFLTLIECSDFKKEDYPGYNNKRGDSYRCDEPFPLGMCSTFKFIYNPKARLAFQEIQDAVEQLPTPIGLHYYPQASHIQRMNEHTPISRDYLNQGFNRISPSAAYHGHGINLGAQRSLQPMESLQSLQPWPASTNVRYSPTEHVGTMNTVPLTSSYLLCMALLAVLKHFGYVQ is encoded by the exons ATGAACAACCAAA AAAAACCAGAAGAGTGTGTGAAATGGGTAACACATTACTCTAGTGATCATCAGATACTGTTGGTGGGTGATGGTGATTTTTCATTCTCCCTTTGCCTTGCCAACGCTTTTGCCTCCGCTACCAACATTGTTGCTACCTCTCTTAACTCCTATG ATGATGTTACCAGGATGTACAAGCAAGCAAAGTCAAATTTAGATCAGTTACAAAAGCTGGGAGCATGCTTATTACATGGAGTGGATGCAACCAAAATGAAGCTTCATTCAGATTTAAAGATGAGGCGGTTTGATCGAGTTATATTCAACTTCCCCCATGCTGGCTTTCATAGGAAGGAAGATAACTCGCTAATGATTAA GATGCATAGAGAGCTTGTGTTTGGTTTCTTCAAGAATGCAAGTTGTATGCTTAGAGCCAATGGTGAAGTTCATGTCAATCATAAAACTACAACGCCTTTTAATACCTGGAACATAGAGAAGCTTGCTATGCAAAACTTTCTAACATTGATTGAATGCTCTGACTTCAAAAAGGAAGACTACCCGGGTTATAATAATAAGCGTGGCGATAGCTATAGATGTGATGAACCTTTCCCGCTTGGTATGTGcagcacatttaagttcattTACAATCCTAAAGCAAGACTTGCATTTCAAGAGATTCAGGATGCCGTGGAGCAATTGCCAACTCCAATTGGTCTCCATTATTATCCTCAAGCAAGTCACATTCAAAGAATGAATGAACACACTCCAATATCTAGGGACTACTTAAACCAGGGTTTTAACAGAATATCTCCTTCGGCTGCCTATCATGGACATGGTATCAATCTAGGCGCTCAGAGATCGTTGCAGCCGATGGAGTCATTGCAATCTTTGCAACCGTGGCCAGCATCAACTAATGTTAGATATTCTCCAACAGAGCATGTTGGCACAATGAATACTGTTCCTTTAACAAGTTCCTACCTTTTGTGTATGGCGTTGCTAGCGGTCTTGAAGCATTTTGGTTATGTCCAATAG